A single Spiroplasma floricola 23-6 DNA region contains:
- a CDS encoding Gfo/Idh/MocA family protein, whose product MIKFGTIGTSLITENFIQSAVKNPNCKIVCCYSRDKTKAQNIIRENKLYAKAVDNFDQMLDEVDAVYIASPNGLHYEQAKYFLTQQKHVLLEKPLTLLFDQAVELFEIAKRNNVFLMEAYKTFHCPQFSHLFEFVKNYQPFIANLNLNKYSSRMEKVKLGQFDSVFDATLGKGSTYDMLIYPVELSIALFGPVVQVKAMGQKLTNGSGMSDCVLLTHESDVLTNIVCSKVSTGRIQNELLSDIATLTFKNVIQLEEINLYNHTNSDEVQLIHKSNNDKDLFEYEISVFLKMIYENDFYLRDYLLDISCEAIRVLNLVEKNQEKLGDN is encoded by the coding sequence ATGATTAAATTTGGAACTATAGGAACTTCTTTAATTACAGAAAACTTTATTCAATCTGCAGTTAAAAATCCGAACTGTAAAATAGTTTGTTGCTATTCAAGAGATAAAACAAAAGCACAAAATATTATCAGAGAAAATAAACTTTATGCCAAAGCAGTTGACAATTTTGATCAAATGTTAGATGAAGTTGATGCTGTTTATATTGCTTCACCAAATGGTTTACACTATGAACAAGCAAAATACTTTTTAACACAACAAAAGCATGTTTTGCTTGAAAAACCTTTAACGCTTTTATTTGATCAAGCAGTTGAATTATTTGAAATTGCTAAAAGAAATAATGTTTTTTTAATGGAAGCATATAAAACTTTTCATTGTCCACAATTTTCACATTTATTTGAATTTGTAAAAAATTATCAACCATTTATAGCAAATTTAAATTTAAATAAATATTCTTCAAGAATGGAGAAAGTCAAACTAGGTCAATTTGACTCTGTATTTGATGCAACCCTTGGGAAGGGATCAACTTATGATATGCTGATTTATCCAGTTGAATTAAGTATTGCACTATTTGGTCCTGTTGTTCAAGTAAAGGCAATGGGTCAAAAACTTACAAATGGAAGTGGAATGAGTGATTGTGTTCTTTTAACACATGAAAGTGATGTTCTTACAAATATTGTTTGTAGTAAAGTAAGCACAGGAAGAATTCAAAATGAATTACTCTCTGACATAGCAACACTGACTTTTAAAAATGTTATACAATTAGAAGAGATTAATTTGTATAATCATACAAATTCAGATGAAGTTCAACTAATTCATAAATCAAATAATGATAAAGATTTATTTGAATATGAAATATCTGTATTTTTAAAAATGATATATGAAAATGATTTTTACTTAAGGGACTATTTATTAGATATTAGTTGTGAAGCAATAAGAGTTTTAAATTTAGTTGAAAAAAATCAAGAAAAATTAGGAGATAACTAA
- the deoC gene encoding deoxyribose-phosphate aldolase yields the protein MKLNRYIDHTLLKADAKKKEIEKLCNEAKEWDFATVCINPCHISYAKELLKGTNVGITTVVGFPLGANTSEVKVFEAKQAIENGATEIDMVINIGAVKDANWDLVLNDMKAVKKASPNNCVKVILENCLLTKEEIVKCCELALEAKLEFVKTSTGFSTSGANLEDVVLMKSIVKDKAKVKAAGGVRTFEYAIKMIENGAERLGTSGGVAIVKGEEHKNGY from the coding sequence ATGAAATTAAATAGATATATAGATCACACTTTATTAAAAGCAGATGCTAAAAAAAAGGAAATCGAAAAATTATGTAATGAAGCTAAGGAATGGGATTTTGCAACTGTTTGTATAAATCCATGTCATATTAGTTATGCAAAAGAATTACTAAAAGGTACAAATGTTGGTATTACAACAGTTGTTGGTTTTCCTTTAGGAGCAAACACAAGTGAAGTAAAAGTTTTTGAAGCAAAACAAGCAATTGAAAATGGTGCAACTGAAATTGATATGGTTATCAATATTGGTGCAGTAAAGGATGCTAATTGAGATTTAGTTTTAAATGATATGAAAGCTGTAAAAAAAGCATCTCCAAATAACTGTGTTAAAGTTATTTTAGAAAATTGTTTGTTAACAAAAGAAGAAATTGTTAAATGTTGTGAATTGGCTTTAGAAGCTAAATTGGAATTTGTAAAAACCTCAACAGGTTTTTCAACATCAGGAGCTAACTTAGAAGATGTTGTTTTAATGAAATCAATTGTTAAAGATAAAGCAAAAGTGAAAGCAGCTGGAGGAGTTAGAACTTTTGAATATGCAATTAAAATGATTGAAAATGGTGCTGAAAGATTGGGTACAAGTGGTGGAGTTGCCATTGTAAAAGGTGAAGAACATAAAAATGGATATTAA
- a CDS encoding arginine deiminase, producing MKNKINVYSEIEPLESVLLHRPGKEIENLTPDLLERLLFDDIPFLKVAQEEHDKFAEVLINNKVQVFYIEKLVQEALDQNPNLKDKFVDQFIDEAKIEKEWKNKYREFLMSMSNLDMVNEMIGGTKKIDLDPKDKSDYPFISDPLPNLLFQRDPFASVGNGVFLNKMWSVTRNRETIFADFVFKNHKDFKEQIEIYYDRNNEFPIEGGDVLVLNKEILIIGISQRTSIDAVRLLSDKLFKNTTFKKIIAMDLPKSRSYMHLDTVFTNIDYDKFIVHPLIFDDINNFKIIEISQEGEKEIKESLVKFLEDITGKKIQLIKCGGEDSIAAGREQWNDGTNVLAIAPGVVIAYERNWATIDLLEKAKVKVLKIPSSELSRGRGGPRCMSMPIVRKQK from the coding sequence ATGAAAAATAAAATTAATGTGTATTCAGAAATAGAGCCTTTAGAATCTGTTTTATTACATAGACCTGGTAAAGAAATTGAGAATTTAACCCCTGATTTACTTGAAAGATTGTTATTTGATGATATACCTTTTTTAAAGGTTGCTCAAGAGGAACATGACAAATTTGCTGAAGTTCTTATAAATAATAAAGTTCAGGTTTTTTATATTGAAAAACTTGTACAAGAAGCTTTAGATCAAAATCCTAACTTAAAAGATAAATTTGTAGATCAATTTATTGATGAAGCAAAAATTGAAAAAGAATGAAAAAATAAATATCGAGAATTTTTAATGAGTATGTCTAATCTTGACATGGTAAATGAGATGATAGGAGGAACTAAAAAAATTGATTTAGATCCAAAAGATAAAAGTGATTATCCGTTTATATCAGATCCGCTTCCAAATTTATTATTTCAAAGAGACCCATTTGCTTCTGTAGGAAATGGAGTATTTTTAAATAAAATGTGAAGTGTTACAAGAAACAGAGAAACAATATTTGCTGATTTTGTGTTTAAAAATCACAAAGACTTTAAAGAACAAATTGAAATATATTATGACAGAAATAATGAGTTCCCAATTGAAGGTGGAGATGTTCTAGTTTTAAATAAAGAAATTTTAATTATAGGTATATCTCAAAGAACAAGTATTGATGCTGTTAGATTACTTTCTGATAAGTTATTTAAAAATACAACATTTAAAAAAATAATTGCAATGGACTTACCTAAATCAAGAAGCTATATGCACCTTGATACTGTCTTTACAAATATTGACTATGATAAATTTATTGTTCACCCATTAATTTTTGACGATATTAATAACTTTAAAATAATTGAAATATCACAAGAAGGTGAAAAAGAAATTAAAGAAAGTTTAGTTAAATTTTTAGAAGATATAACAGGCAAAAAAATTCAACTAATAAAATGCGGTGGAGAGGATTCAATTGCTGCAGGAAGAGAACAATGAAATGATGGAACAAATGTTTTGGCAATTGCTCCTGGAGTTGTTATTGCTTATGAAAGAAATTGAGCTACAATTGATCTTTTAGAAAAAGCAAAAGTAAAAGTTTTAAAAATACCAAGTAGTGAATTGTCAAGAGGTAGAGGTGGACCTAGATGTATGTCTATGCCTATTGTAAGAAAACAAAAATAA
- the argF gene encoding ornithine carbamoyltransferase yields the protein MINLRGRSLLTVLDFSRREIEYLLDLARDLKRAKYAGNEVQRLKGKNICLLFQKTSTRTRCAFEVAAMDQGAGVTYIGSEGSQMGIKESIADTARVLGRMYDAIEFRCNNHSDVVELAKYAGVPVFNGLSDKFHPTQMIADFMTIIEKFGTLKDKKLVFCGDARNNMGNSLMACCAKLGVSFTAAAPKQLWPDQDLIKTCKEIAKETGAVIEFEEDIKKAVVGADVIYTDIWVSMGEPDSVWDERIKLLKPYQVTMNLFKLANKDAIFMHCLPSYHDLNTDIGKKINEKYGLSEMEVTNEVFESKKSWAFEEAENRLHSIKAIMVAMIGL from the coding sequence ATGATAAATTTAAGAGGAAGAAGTTTGCTAACAGTATTAGATTTTTCTAGAAGAGAAATTGAATACTTACTTGATTTAGCAAGGGACTTAAAAAGAGCGAAATATGCTGGAAATGAAGTTCAAAGATTAAAAGGTAAAAATATATGTCTTTTATTTCAAAAAACAAGTACTAGAACAAGATGTGCTTTTGAAGTAGCAGCAATGGATCAAGGAGCTGGTGTAACTTATATTGGTTCTGAAGGATCACAAATGGGAATTAAAGAATCAATTGCAGATACTGCTCGTGTTTTAGGAAGAATGTATGATGCAATTGAGTTTAGATGTAACAATCACAGTGATGTAGTTGAACTTGCTAAATATGCTGGAGTTCCTGTATTTAATGGTTTGTCAGATAAATTTCATCCAACTCAAATGATAGCTGATTTTATGACCATTATTGAAAAATTTGGAACTTTAAAAGATAAAAAACTTGTTTTTTGTGGTGATGCAAGAAATAATATGGGAAATTCATTAATGGCTTGTTGTGCAAAATTAGGAGTTTCATTTACAGCAGCAGCTCCAAAACAATTATGACCTGATCAAGATTTAATTAAAACTTGTAAAGAAATTGCCAAAGAAACAGGAGCTGTAATTGAATTTGAAGAAGATATTAAAAAAGCTGTTGTAGGAGCAGATGTCATTTATACAGATATATGAGTTTCTATGGGAGAACCAGATTCTGTTTGAGATGAAAGAATAAAATTATTGAAACCATATCAAGTTACTATGAATTTATTTAAATTAGCAAATAAAGATGCTATATTTATGCACTGTTTACCTTCATATCATGATTTAAATACTGATATTGGTAAAAAAATTAATGAAAAATATGGTTTAAGTGAAATGGAAGTTACAAATGAGGTTTTTGAATCAAAAAAATCATGAGCTTTCGAAGAAGCAGAAAACAGACTTCATTCAATTAAAGCAATTATGGTTGCTATGATTGGACTTTAA
- a CDS encoding YfcC family protein → MKKIKDKKKFQMPTAFTILFFIITFFVLLSWILQWSGVTYEANKETHTVQALGILDIFYSIIQGFLSKAEIIIFILVLGGFINVVLETKALEAFTQSVSKKLGNKAIWLIPILMLFFSFCGSTYGMAEESLGFYLIIIPLVLSSGYDKFTGLLIVLFGAGAGVLASTVNPFVIAAATDAAGGKISSGEGMAWRWISWMFISTFAILYVMWYAIRTKKNPNKSVTFSTLEEDKVFFLGESVEEIKFNKRRVATLIVFLITFVIMVIYLVAWDSILGGNKFESAGKWMNKNIPYLTALVPGFGKGYLPEVALFFFVSSLIMGAINWKGEKNYVEQMIVGTKDMLGVCLVIATAAGVGVVMEKSGIQLLFVNGLSSVMKDMNKTLFILISFILFLPLSFVIPSTSGFAAAIFPIWGPLAVTIGAGSGSVLAFSFASGIINLFTPTSGVVMGALGIAKMDYGSFLKEAWKFILGITLVCCLLLIIGSFMPSSIF, encoded by the coding sequence ATGAAAAAAATAAAAGATAAAAAGAAATTTCAAATGCCAACAGCTTTTACAATTCTTTTCTTTATAATTACATTCTTTGTTCTTCTATCTTGAATATTGCAATGAAGTGGTGTAACTTATGAAGCTAATAAAGAAACTCATACTGTACAAGCGTTAGGTATATTAGATATATTTTATTCAATCATTCAAGGATTTCTTTCTAAAGCTGAAATAATAATTTTTATATTAGTTTTAGGAGGATTTATAAATGTAGTTTTAGAAACCAAAGCTCTAGAAGCTTTTACACAATCAGTGTCTAAAAAATTAGGTAATAAAGCTATTTGATTGATTCCAATATTAATGCTATTCTTTAGTTTTTGTGGTTCAACATATGGAATGGCAGAGGAGTCACTTGGATTTTATTTAATTATAATTCCTTTAGTATTGTCATCTGGATATGATAAGTTTACAGGTTTATTAATAGTATTGTTTGGTGCTGGAGCTGGTGTTTTAGCTTCAACTGTTAATCCATTTGTTATTGCAGCTGCAACTGATGCAGCTGGGGGTAAAATCTCAAGTGGAGAAGGTATGGCTTGAAGATGAATAAGTTGAATGTTTATTAGCACATTTGCGATTTTATATGTAATGTGATATGCAATTAGAACTAAAAAAAATCCCAATAAATCAGTTACATTTTCAACTTTAGAAGAAGATAAAGTATTCTTTTTAGGAGAAAGTGTTGAAGAGATTAAATTTAACAAAAGAAGAGTTGCAACTTTAATTGTATTTTTAATAACTTTTGTAATTATGGTCATATACTTAGTTGCATGAGATTCAATTTTAGGGGGAAATAAATTTGAATCAGCTGGTAAATGAATGAATAAAAATATTCCCTATCTTACTGCTCTTGTTCCAGGTTTTGGAAAGGGATACTTACCAGAAGTTGCTTTATTTTTCTTTGTAAGTTCTTTAATAATGGGAGCTATTAATTGAAAAGGTGAAAAAAACTATGTTGAGCAAATGATCGTAGGTACAAAAGATATGTTAGGAGTTTGTCTTGTAATTGCAACAGCAGCTGGTGTTGGTGTTGTAATGGAAAAATCAGGTATTCAACTTCTATTTGTAAATGGACTTTCAAGTGTAATGAAAGATATGAATAAAACTTTATTCATATTAATCTCATTTATCTTATTCCTACCTTTATCATTTGTAATTCCTTCTACAAGTGGATTTGCAGCTGCTATATTTCCAATTTGAGGACCATTGGCAGTAACAATTGGAGCAGGTTCAGGAAGTGTTCTTGCATTTAGTTTTGCAAGTGGAATTATAAACCTATTTACTCCAACTAGTGGAGTTGTTATGGGAGCTTTAGGAATTGCCAAAATGGATTATGGATCTTTCTTAAAAGAAGCATGAAAATTCATTTTAGGAATTACATTAGTTTGTTGCTTATTATTAATTATTGGATCATTTATGCCATCAAGTATATTTTAG